One segment of Accipiter gentilis chromosome 26, bAccGen1.1, whole genome shotgun sequence DNA contains the following:
- the ZNF346 gene encoding zinc finger protein 346 isoform X4 yields MADGAGSNGDAAGLPVGKEAVDRLIRENGHIFTEAQCKVCSALLISESQRLAHYQSKKHANKVRRYLSIHGGEELAHGKKMRLDMKQDSKQEGSNGEDRNKCCPICNMTFSSPAVATSHYLGKTHAKNMKQQSPKVEEAVPPQKHPAALPTSTVSSNEENKDITDPDKFCSLCHATFNNPLMAKQHYVGKKHRKQETKHKLMAHYGRTPDAPASSFMGTKLLASCVC; encoded by the exons atggcggACGGGGCGGGTAGCAACGGGGACGCCGCGGGGCTGCCGGTGGGCAAGGAGGCAG TGGACCGGCTGATCCGGGAGAACGGGCACATCTTCACCGAGGCCCAGTGCAAGGTGTGCAGCGCCCTGCTCATCTCCGAGTCCCAGAGGCTGGCCCACTACCAG aGCAAGAAGCACGCCAACAAGGTGAGGCGGTACCTGTCCATCCACGGAGGAGAGGAGCTGGCCCACGGGAAGAAGATGAGGCTGGACATGAAGCAG GACAGCAAGCAGGAAGGCAGCAATGGGGAAGACAGGAACAAGTGTTGTCCCATCTGCAACATGACTTTTTCCTCTCCAGCTGTGGCAACATCTCACTACTTGGGCAAGACTCATGCCAAGAACATGAAGCAGCAGTCCCCCAAAGTGGAAG AAGCGGTGCCCCCCCAGAAACATCCTGCTGCCCTCCCCACCTCTACCGTGTCTTCTAATGAAGAGAATAAGGACATTACTGACCCAGACAAGTTCTGTAGCCTCTGCCATGCCACTTTCAATAACCCCCTTATGGCAAAACAGCATTATGTAGGCAAGAAGCACAGAAAGCAAGAGACCAAACACAAGCTGATGGCACACTACGGCCGAACCCCTGATGCACCGGCATCGTCCTTCATGG GCACCAAGTTGTTGGCTAGCTGTGTGTGCTAA
- the ZNF346 gene encoding zinc finger protein 346 isoform X2, which translates to MADGAGSNGDAAGLPVGKEAVDRLIRENGHIFTEAQCKVCSALLISESQRLAHYQSKKHANKVRRYLSIHGGEELAHGKKMRLDMKQDSKQEGSNGEDRNKCCPICNMTFSSPAVATSHYLGKTHAKNMKQQSPKVEEAVPPQKHPAALPTSTVSSNEENKDITDPDKFCSLCHATFNNPLMAKQHYVGKKHRKQETKHKLMAHYGRTPDAPASSFMAAFCWTRKSSTCWMLEVNNKQTNHLKIFKSFFLCHKNPHKQKINYSNSLQATFRYR; encoded by the exons atggcggACGGGGCGGGTAGCAACGGGGACGCCGCGGGGCTGCCGGTGGGCAAGGAGGCAG TGGACCGGCTGATCCGGGAGAACGGGCACATCTTCACCGAGGCCCAGTGCAAGGTGTGCAGCGCCCTGCTCATCTCCGAGTCCCAGAGGCTGGCCCACTACCAG aGCAAGAAGCACGCCAACAAGGTGAGGCGGTACCTGTCCATCCACGGAGGAGAGGAGCTGGCCCACGGGAAGAAGATGAGGCTGGACATGAAGCAG GACAGCAAGCAGGAAGGCAGCAATGGGGAAGACAGGAACAAGTGTTGTCCCATCTGCAACATGACTTTTTCCTCTCCAGCTGTGGCAACATCTCACTACTTGGGCAAGACTCATGCCAAGAACATGAAGCAGCAGTCCCCCAAAGTGGAAG AAGCGGTGCCCCCCCAGAAACATCCTGCTGCCCTCCCCACCTCTACCGTGTCTTCTAATGAAGAGAATAAGGACATTACTGACCCAGACAAGTTCTGTAGCCTCTGCCATGCCACTTTCAATAACCCCCTTATGGCAAAACAGCATTATGTAGGCAAGAAGCACAGAAAGCAAGAGACCAAACACAAGCTGATGGCACACTACGGCCGAACCCCTGATGCACCGGCATCGTCCTTCATGG CAGCCTTCTGTTGGACCAGGAAGTCTAGTACCTGCTGGATGCTTGAGGTAAATAATAAGCAGACAAATCATCTTAAAATCTTCAAGAGCTTCTTTCTCTGTCACAAAAACCCACACAAGCAAAAGATTAATTATTCCAATTCTTTGCAGGCCACCTTTAGATACCGGTAG
- the ZNF346 gene encoding zinc finger protein 346 isoform X3 translates to MADGAGSNGDAAGLPVGKEAVDRLIRENGHIFTEAQCKVCSALLISESQRLAHYQSKKHANKVRRYLSIHGGEELAHGKKMRLDMKQDSKQEGSNGEDRNKCCPICNMTFSSPAVATSHYLGKTHAKNMKQQSPKVEEAVPPQKHPAALPTSTVSSNEENKDITDPDKFCSLCHATFNNPLMAKQHYVGKKHRKQETKHKLMAHYGRTPDAPASSFMAFCWTRKSSTCWMLEVNNKQTNHLKIFKSFFLCHKNPHKQKINYSNSLQATFRYR, encoded by the exons atggcggACGGGGCGGGTAGCAACGGGGACGCCGCGGGGCTGCCGGTGGGCAAGGAGGCAG TGGACCGGCTGATCCGGGAGAACGGGCACATCTTCACCGAGGCCCAGTGCAAGGTGTGCAGCGCCCTGCTCATCTCCGAGTCCCAGAGGCTGGCCCACTACCAG aGCAAGAAGCACGCCAACAAGGTGAGGCGGTACCTGTCCATCCACGGAGGAGAGGAGCTGGCCCACGGGAAGAAGATGAGGCTGGACATGAAGCAG GACAGCAAGCAGGAAGGCAGCAATGGGGAAGACAGGAACAAGTGTTGTCCCATCTGCAACATGACTTTTTCCTCTCCAGCTGTGGCAACATCTCACTACTTGGGCAAGACTCATGCCAAGAACATGAAGCAGCAGTCCCCCAAAGTGGAAG AAGCGGTGCCCCCCCAGAAACATCCTGCTGCCCTCCCCACCTCTACCGTGTCTTCTAATGAAGAGAATAAGGACATTACTGACCCAGACAAGTTCTGTAGCCTCTGCCATGCCACTTTCAATAACCCCCTTATGGCAAAACAGCATTATGTAGGCAAGAAGCACAGAAAGCAAGAGACCAAACACAAGCTGATGGCACACTACGGCCGAACCCCTGATGCACCGGCATCGTCCTTCATGG CCTTCTGTTGGACCAGGAAGTCTAGTACCTGCTGGATGCTTGAGGTAAATAATAAGCAGACAAATCATCTTAAAATCTTCAAGAGCTTCTTTCTCTGTCACAAAAACCCACACAAGCAAAAGATTAATTATTCCAATTCTTTGCAGGCCACCTTTAGATACCGGTAG